In Polyangiaceae bacterium, the genomic window TCCGCCACGTAGATGCCCGGCTCTACCGTGATCACGACGCCCGTGTCGAGGGGGCGTGGCTTGCCGTCGACGAAGTAGCGCCCCACGTCGTGCACGTCCATGCCGAGATAGTGGCTGGTCCGGTGCATGTAGTACTTCTTGTAGGTCTGCTTCTCCAGCACGGTCTCGAGCGGGCCCTCGACCAGGCCCAAGTCCAGGAGCCCTTGCGCGATGATCTTGACGCTGGCGTCGTGGATGGACTCGAGCGTGGCGCCGGCGCGGGTGGCGTCGATGCTGGCGGTCTGGGCGGCCAGGACGATCTCGTAGATGGCCCGCTGCGGGCCGCTGAACTTGCCGCCCACCGGGAAGGTCCGGGTGACGTCGCAGGCGTAGTAGCCGTACTCGCAGCCCGCATCCACCAAGAGCAGGTCGCCGTCCTGCATCTTGCGGTCGTTGCGCCGGTAGTGGAGCACCGTCGCGTTGGGACCGGAGCCCACGATGGGCCCGTACGCCGGGCGCTCGGAGCCGTGCTGGCGAAACACCGCGCGGATCGCCGCCTCGACTTCGTACTCGTGACGGCCCGGTTTCGCGGCGCGCATCGCCGCGACGTGAGCGTCGCGAGTGATCTCCGCCGCGCGGCGCATCAGCTCGAGCTCCTCGCGGGTCTTCAGGCGGCGTAGCTCGTGCACGATGGTCGCCGGATCGACGAGCTCGACGGGCCAGGACACGCCCAGCTTGGCCCGCGCTCGGACCTTGTCGATGGCCGCGAGCACGACGTCGTCGAAGCCCTTGTCGCGACCGAGCCGGTAGTAGAGGCGCGTGGTGTTCTCGAGCAGCTCGGGCAGCTTCTGAGTCAGCTCCGCGATGGGGAAAGCCTCGTCGGCGCCGAAGTCCTTCACGGCCCCGTCCACGCCGGCGCGCGCACCGTCCCAGACCTCCCGCTCCGGATCCCTGGCCCTCACGAACAGGCAGAACGGCTTGTCCTTTCCGCCGCGCAGGCAGAGGACGCTCTCCGGCTCGTCGAAGCCGCTCAGGTAGAACAAGTCCGAGTCCTGGCGGTACTCGTGCTCCACGTCGTTGTTGCGAATCGCGAGCGGCGCGGCCGGCAGGAGCAACACCGCCGGGCCCAGCGCGTCGAGCACACGCCGGCGGCGTTCGGCGAATTCATTCGTCATCGGTGGGGTATCCTAGTGCGCAAACCGTCGGCGACAATCCTGGAGCGTTCGCGGCGTGCCCGCCACGCTCTCAGCCTCGCGTTTCGCGCTTTCGTGCCCCATGTTTACCGCCGCGCCCTGCCTCCGTCGAGGTTGCTGTCGACGTGCACTCCTGGAGCGTCAGGCGAGAATTTCCACCTGACGGGGGAGTGCGCCGGCCTACCCCTCCGGGTATCGCGAAGCGCGTTCGCCGGTGTTCTCGTGGGTCCCGGTCTCAGTGGCGGATCGCGGTCTGCTCGTGCCAAGACAGCGAAAGTCGAGTCAGCGCAAGCGCCAGATCTCGATCGA contains:
- a CDS encoding aminopeptidase P N-terminal domain-containing protein codes for the protein MTNEFAERRRRVLDALGPAVLLLPAAPLAIRNNDVEHEYRQDSDLFYLSGFDEPESVLCLRGGKDKPFCLFVRARDPEREVWDGARAGVDGAVKDFGADEAFPIAELTQKLPELLENTTRLYYRLGRDKGFDDVVLAAIDKVRARAKLGVSWPVELVDPATIVHELRRLKTREELELMRRAAEITRDAHVAAMRAAKPGRHEYEVEAAIRAVFRQHGSERPAYGPIVGSGPNATVLHYRRNDRKMQDGDLLLVDAGCEYGYYACDVTRTFPVGGKFSGPQRAIYEIVLAAQTASIDATRAGATLESIHDASVKIIAQGLLDLGLVEGPLETVLEKQTYKKYYMHRTSHYLGMDVHDVGRYFVDGKPRPLDTGVVITVEPGIYVAENAEGAPEQYRGIGVRIEDDVWVTPEGPSVLTSDVPRSVDDVEHACA